From Bufo gargarizans isolate SCDJY-AF-19 chromosome 10, ASM1485885v1, whole genome shotgun sequence, the proteins below share one genomic window:
- the LOC122920952 gene encoding chymotrypsinogen A-like — protein sequence MAFLWILSCLALLGGTYGCGVPSIKPIISGYARVVNGENAVSGSWPWQVSLQDYTGFHFCGGSLINSLWVVTAAHCGVTTSHRVILGEFDRSSSAEAIQTKTISRVFRHPSYNSFTIANDITLLKLTSAATFNSRVSPVCVAASVDVFNGGERCVTTGWGYLCLLAQTTPSKLQQVALPLLTNTDCQRHWGSKILSTMVCAGASGASSCMGDSGGPLVCQRNGAWTLAGIVSWGSSTCSTSSPGVYARVTALRSWLDQTVAAN from the exons ATGGCATTTTTGTGGATTTTGTCCTGCCTTGCCCTGCTAGGGGGTACCTACG GTTGTGGTGTGCCAAGCATTAAGCCCATCATTTCTGGTTATGCCAGGGTTGTAAATGGTGAAAATGCAGTTTCTGGTTCATGGCCATGGCAGGTGTCTCTGCAG GACTACACTGGATTCCACTTCTGTGGTGGTTCTCTGATCAACAGTCTCTGGGTGGTCACTGCTGCCCACTGCGGTGTCAC AACCTCCCACCGTGTAATTCTGGGTGAATTTGACCGTTCCTCCTCTGCTGAGGCTATTCAAACCAAGACCATTTCCAGG GTcttcagacaccccagctacaacTCCTTTACCATTGCAAATGATATCACTCTCCTGAAGCTCACCAGTGCTGCTACATTCAACAGCCGGGTCTCCCCTGTGTGCGTTGCTGCTAGCGTTGATGTATTCAATGGAGGAGAGAGATGTGTTACTACTGGATGGGGCTAT CTTTGTCTTTTAGCACAAACTACTCCAAGCAAACTGCAGCAGGTCGCTCTGCCTCTTCTGACCAACACAGACTGTCAGAGACACTGGGGATCCAAAATCCTTAGCACCATGGTCTGCGCTGGAGCATCTGGGGCCTCCTCCTGCATG GGTGACTCTGGTGGACCTCTTGTATGCCAGAGAAATGGGGCTTGGACCTTGGCTGGCATTGTGTCCTGGGGAAGCTCTACCTGCTCTACCTCAAGTCCTGGAGTTTATGCTAGAGTTACAGCTCTCAGATCCTGGTTGGACCAGACTGTTGCAGCTAactaa